The sequence TTCGAGGAAAAAAGCTGGACCGGACGGGTCGCGGCCTTCTTCGCCGCCAATCCGGAATACAGCGATGCGAAGCGGACGCTGAAAGAGCAGGGCTTTACCTGCGACAACCTCAAGGATGAGTAGAGCCTAAGCCAAGAAGAGAGGAACGCGCCCATTGACTTTACAACAACTGAAATATGTGATCGAGGTTGCGGGCCGCGGTTCGATGAACGAGGCGGCGAAGCGGCTGTTTATTTCCCAGCCCAGCCTGTCCAACGCGATCCGGGATCTGGAAGATGAGATCGGGATCACGATCTTTGAACGGACCAACAAAGGCATCTCCCTCTCGAAGGAAGGCGCGGAATTCCTAAGCTATGCCCGGCAGGTGGTCGAGCAGGCCGAACTGCTGGAGAACCGGTATCTTGGGGCCAAGCCGTCGCCGCAGCATTTTTCCGTGTCGACCCAGCATTACGCATTTGCGGTGAATGCCTTCGTGAACCTGGTGCGGGAGTACGGGCAGGAGGAGTATGAATTCGCGCTCCGCGAGACAAAGACCTACGAAATTATCCAGGATGTCAAAACCCTTCGCAGCGAAATCGGCATCCTGTATCTGAACGAATTTAACGCCAAAGTGATGGGCAGGCTGCTGAAAGACGCGGGACTAGCGTTTAACAGTCTGTTTACGGCGAAGCCGCATATTTTTATCAGCATCCACAACCCGCTCGCCAAGCAGTCCATCGTCACCATAGACCAGCTGCATGAATATCCCTATCTGTCCTTTGAACAGGGGGAGTATAACTCCTTTCACTTCTCCGAGGAAATTTTAAGCACGCTCTCGCATCCCAAAAGCATACGGGTCAACGACAGAGCGACGCTGTTCAATCTCCTCATCGGGCTGAACGGATATACGATTTCTACCGGCGTGCTGAGCGCGGACCTGAACGGCAATGAGATTATTCCCGTTCCGCTGGACTGCGGCGAGAGCATCAACGTCGGCTGGATCTGCCATAAGGACGCGGTGCTTTCCAAGCTGGCTCTTGCATATGTGGAGGAGCTGAAAAGGGCAACAACGGAGTAATGATTATAGGGAGGAATTCCGCCGAAAATGGCCGGGTTCCTCCCTTTTTATAATAGAAATGAAAATTTTGGGCGATTTCTTACTTCTTGCCAAATCCCCGTTCCCCGGTAGAATAACCATGGTGACATTGGATTCCGGCTCCCCCTCTTCAAGCGTACATCCGTCTACTACGTTAGAGCCATTTTTTCCGTGTTTTCTGAAAGTGCATTGACCTTTTTCCAAGCGATAAATATATTGGGTTTAAGTGAATCGTAATTTGCCGAACGTGAGCTTTCCGCTTGATTTTTTTATTTTTAACGAAAAGGGGTGCCTGCTTCGATGAAACCGGAAATCAGCATCATAGTGCCTGTGTATAAGGTGGAGAATTATATCCATAAATGTGTGGATTCGATTCTCGCACAGAGCTTTGAGAACTTTGAACTGATTCTAGTCGATGACGGCTCTCCCGACAACTGCCCTGCTATTTGCGACAGCTACGCGGCCATGGACACGAGGGTCAAGGTTGTGCATAAACCGAACGGCGGACTGTCCGATGCCAGAAACTGGGGGATCAATGCCGCTGAGGGCAAATATATCGGATTTGTCGATTCGGATGACTGGATTGCCGAAGACATGTATGAATCGCTGTACAACGCCATGATCGAGCATGAAGCGGATATCGCCGTATGCTGCCATTATTGGGTGGTGGACGGTGAACTGTCCCAGATTAATAACTTTGACGGCTATCCCCCTGTGCTGGGTCATGTGGAGGGATTGAGCGAGCTGCTGACGGACGTTCGGATCAAGAATCTGGCCTGGGACAAGCTTTACAAAAGAGAGCTGTTCCGCAGCGTTAACTATCCTGTCGGCGCTTATTACGAGGATACTCCGACCACCTATAAATTGTTCATGCAGGCCTCAAAGGTCGCATTGGTCAACATGCCCAAATATTATTACATCAGCAGAAAAGAGAGCATCACGGGCAGCAAAAATCTAAAAAAGCTGCAGGATAAATTCTCCGGCGCTTATGAGAAATACGAAAAGGTCAGAAGCCAGTACCGGGACAAAATTGATGTGAATACCTGGGGCTGGGCCGTCAATATCGTAGTCAATGAAGCGATGGAGCTGTACAACTTTCTGCTTCGGAAAAAAGACGGAGCCGATCACAGCCAGGATGTCGATAAGGTGAAAAAGTTCCTGCGGGAGAATCTCTCCGTAATCATGAGCGCAAAGCCGGTCGGACCCAAACTAAAGATGGCCGCCCTGATCTTGTCGACGAGCGAAGCGTTTTACAGCTTGCTGTACAGCACCCTGATCTTTCCATTCCGTAAAGAGAAGAACCAGAGCCTGATGTAGCTGTACCCGTGCCGCAGTTCGGCAACGTATTCTTATCTACCGAGGAGGAACGTGTGATGCATATCGGAATTTTCATGCATACCAACTGCTTCGAGGATTTTTTCGTGAAAGGACTCGGCATTAGCGAGCGGGAGTATGTCGAATCCTATCATAATGATTTCTCGTTCGATTATGCCCGTCTGCTGCGTGAGCACGGTATTACAACGACGATCTACAATTTCACGAAGACAGGCAGCAAAGCCCGCACCTATCGGCATAAAGTCGTCGATTGTACCGTGAAGTTCATACCGGTCAACGCTGCATACCGTCTGTATGACCGGATTCCGTTCTCTAAGCGGACTCCTGTCTTCAAATTTGTCTCCCAGTATATCTCCACCATTCAGCCGGACCTTGCGCAAATACTGAAGGGCGACGGCATCGATGTTATCTACGCTCAGGAATATGCGTCCGGACGGTTTGAACGGCTGGCCGGCGTCGCCAAACACTTAAGTCTCCCCATTATTGCCGCATATCACGGCGGAAGCATACCGGGGTTCCTGATGCCGATCAAGAGACGGACCTTGCGGCAGGCCGCCTATCTGACGACGCTTAACGAGGATGAGCATCGCAGCATGCAGTCGTCTTTGCCCGAAATGAAGGACCGTATCCGCATCATTCCGAATTTCGTCAACCGCTCCATCTTCCACCGGGAGGACCGGGAAGAAGCGCGCCGGGCGCTGGGCCTTGACGCGAACTCGCGGTATATCATCACGGTCGGACGGCTGGACGAGCATCAAAAAGCGCATTCCTTGCTCGTCGAGGCGGTCAAGACGCTGGGGGATTTTCCAGATCTGAAGGTGCTGATCGCCGGAAGCGGACCGGACGAGCAGGAGCTGCGGCAACGGATATCGGCTGCCGGGCTTGAGGACAAAATCATCCTGCTTGGGTCGGTGCGCGACAAAAATGAATTGAGACATTACTACAATGCCTCCGAGCTGTTTGTGCTTCCCTCGCGCTACGAGGGGCTTCCTCTCGTCCTTCTGGAAGCGGGCGCCTGCGGATTGCCTGCCGTGGCCTTCAATGTTATGGGCGTCAGGGGGCTGATCCGGGATGGGGAGAACGGCCTTCTTGCGGAGAATCTCGACCCGCTCCAGCTGGCCGACGCGCTGCGCAAGCTGCTGTCGGACCCTGAAATCCGCTCGGAAATGGGCGGCCGGGCGCTGAACATTGTAGAGAGCCAATATTCCGAGGAGATTATCGGCGCCAAGCTGAATGCGCTGTTCATGGACAGTGTGGGCGGCGATAGCGGCGTAAAGTTCAAACCGGCCGTTCTGGCCGGTAATAAATAAGCGGATACCGGATAACCGCCAAGAGGAGGAGAGCCAATTGAAGCTGAGCGTAATTATTCCGGCGTATAATGTCGAGGCGCATATCGGCTATACGCTTGAGTCGCTGGCAGGACAGACGAACAAGGAATTTGAGACGATTGTTGTTGATGACGGCTCCACGGACGGAACCGGACAGGCGGTTCAGGATTTTATCGATGCGGGAAAGCTGGCCAACTGCCGGCTGATCCGCACGGAGAACGGCGGCGTCAGCGCCGCCCGAAACAGGGGTGTAGAGGAAGCGCTTGGAGATTACGTCATGTTCCTGGACGGCGACGATCATGTGGATAAGGCGCTTATAGAATCTTTTGTCAAAGCCGTGGAAGACGGAGCTCCCGATGTTGTATGCTGGAAATGGCTGCTGGTGGACGAGAACGGGAAGCAGATCTTTGATTTTTACCGGGATATTCGCGGCCTTCCGGCGAAAATGTCAGGCGCAGATGCGCTGAGACGGATACTCGTAGAGCGGACTATGCGGATTTGGACAGCCAGCGCTGCTTACAGCAAGGCGATGCTGGAAGAGGGCGGAGTTACTTATGAAGCCGGATGTATTAACGGCGAGGACCAGGAGTATACGTTCAAAGCTTTGGCGCTGGCGGCCGACGTTGTCTTTATCGATAAAGTGCTGTCTTTCTATCTCCAGCGGAGCACGTCCATCTCCAGTGTCTATAATGTCAAAAAATTTGATTATGCGGATGCCTTTAAGCGGGCGGGAGAGTATATGACAGGGCGTCCGGAGCTGAAGGATGTCCGGGATACTTTGCTTACCCGTCATATGCTGGAGAACTATTTTTACAATCTGAAGACCTGTCTTGGAAACTCCGGCAATGTCTCGATCCGTGCGCTGCTGCGGGACATCGACAAGCATTATCCCCGTTTGAACGATGAGATGCGACTTGTCATGAAGCACCAAATGAAAAATCACGGCAGAGTAAATGTGCAAATCCGTTCGTTTCTGATCGCTCCGGAGCTGTATCTGCTGCTGCTCGGATGCCGTCAGGCGGCTATACGGCTAAAGGCGGGCCTTCGCTCCAGATTCCGCCATGCGGCGGCGTAACGTAAAGCTGCGGGCAACCATTAATTTCATAAGCGCGATTATATCATTCTGTTAACGCGGCAACTTGTTAGTCAGTCAAAAGGAGGAACGATATGATAGCCAAACGCAGCATTCTTAATGTTTCTATCGGTTTACTCAGCCAGCTCGTTACGATTGCGCTCAGTTTCTTTATTCCCAGGCTGATTATGCTGAATTACGGTTCGGAAGCCAATGGCCTCGTCGCCTCCATTACGCAGATCATCGCTTATCTGTCTCTGCTGGAAGCCGGCGTAGGCGCTGCCTCGATCCAGGCCCTGTACCGTCCGATCGGGCAGAACGACCGTTCCAAGATCAATGACATTTTGGCTGCAACCTCCATTTATTACAAGAAGACAGGTCTCTATTATTTTGCCGCAGTTGTATTGATTGCCTTTGTTTATCCGTTTGTGATTGAATCCGGGTTTGACGCGCTTACGGTAATGGCTGTGGTTGCGCTCAGCGGACTGGGCGGTGCGGTCAATTATTATTTTCAAGGGAAGTTTAGAGTGCTGCTGATTGCCGAAGGGAAGAGCTATATCGAATCCTCGGTTGTCATGGTTGCCAATATCGTCAACAGTCTAGTGCGTATCCTGCTGCTGCTGCAAGGCTTTGACATCATCGCGGTGCAAGCGGTTTATTTTATCGTCATGCTGCTGCAAATTGTTGTGTACCGGCTGTATATCCGTAAGTACTATAATTGGATCGATTTGAACCGGAAGCCCGATTATGCGGCGATCAGCCAGAAGAACTCGGCGCTTGTTCACGAGCTTTCGTACCTGATTTTTAGAAATACGGACATTCTAGTGCTGACCGTCTTCACCAATCTGAAAATCGTCAGTATCTACGTTCTGTATAATATGGTATTCAACTTCGTGGACAATCTCGTGCAAATGCTTAGCGGCAGCTTGAAATTCGCGCTGGGGCAGAGCTATTTCGACAATCGAGCGAAGTTTATGAAAATGTACAATATGTACGAGACGTATTATATCGGCTTTATCTTTGCGGTGATCAGCATGGTCACGATTCTGATTCTGCCGTTCATGCATCTGTACACGGTCGGGATCAAAGATATTAATTACATCGATTACCTGCTTCCACTGCTGTTCGCCGCGGCCAAGCTGCTGATCAACGCCCGGACGCCGGCGGATGCTGTAATCGAAATTGCCGGTCATTTCCGCAGCACGCAGGGAAGGTCGATTCTGGAGTCGGTGATCAATCTCGTCTGTTCCATAGGATTTGTCTTATTGTTCGGCATCTACGGCGTATTGATGGGCACAATTGCGGCGCTTCTTTACCGGTCGCTGGATATGATTATTTATTCCAACCGGAGGCTCCTGGAACGCAGTCCCTGGGTCACGCTGCGAAAATGGGGGGCAAATATTGCGCTGTTCGTCTCCATTGAACTGATTATCCAGAGCGTCAATCTTCCTATACACTCTTTCTTTTCCCTGATCATATGGGGACTCGTGCTGTCGGCACTGATCTTCCCGCTGTACTTTACGGTCAATTCCCTGTTTGAAAAAGACGGGTTTGCGATTCTGCCCGGACTTGCCAGGAAATTTACTTCACGGTTTAAGCTGGGGAAGAAGGCGGCTGCGCAGGGAGGTTCACAGTGAGCGCGGGAAGCCGGACTCATCAAGCTGGCGGGGAAGCCGAACAAGCTCGAATGAGGTGAATTGCAGGCGGCGAATTCAGATGCTGCAAAAAGAACAGAAAGAAGCGCCAGGCCTTGCGGCTGTGGCGCTTCTTTCGCTGCTGTTCGGGGCTATTTTAGCTCAGTGCGTTATGCCGCCATACGCATTTCAAGATTTCCCAGACCTGCATTTACGCTGTAAGGTTGGACGCTCTGCATCTGGAGGCTGACTGCGCTAACGGCGCTAGGCTCTTTATCGCCTTGTCTTGTGAGTTCAATAAGCTCCGCGATTTGCCCCTGTTTATATGCAGCCGCCATTTGTTCCAGGAAGGCGCGGAAGCTCTGTTCCCCTGGAAGCATCGGACCGTCTGCCGACAATTCCTTTCTGACGGCGGGAATAGCCAGCCGCGCCCGGTGCAGCGCCGCTTTGACGGCGCCTTCTGTGGCGTCCAGCAGCTCCGCCGTCTCCGCCGTGGTGTACTCCAGCACGTCTCTCATAAGGAATACACTCCTCTGCAGGGGAGACAGATGCTTCATTAATGCCTGAAAGGCCATCTCAGCCTCAAACTCCCCATTCTCCTGCTCCATATATTTTGCTTCGTTAGATTGCTCCAATATCCGCTGCAGCACGGCTTTTCTCCGTCCGGCGTCGATCCACGCATTTTTGGCGATCCGCAGCAGGAATGCTTCCGGATTATTGTGCCCGGCTCTTAAAGGTTCTAATGCTTTCAGCCATGTATCCTGCGCCAGATCTTCGGCATCCCAGCTTGATCCGGTTAATGACAGGCAATACCGCTTCAGGGCAGCCTGCAGGTGAACAATACCGTCCTGATCCGGAAGGGTTCCGGTATTTGTGCTTTTTGACGCAGCCATAGGACCGCCTCCTTATCGTTAAGTCAGTCACTCTTTCTTCCAGTGTAAACGAATAACGGAGCTTAAACGATACGGGGTGCAAAAATATTTTTTTGTCCGAACCGGTGGGCATGTGGATGGGATGTTTTCTTGGCTGCTAGCGTATCTTTTCAGAGCCTAAAGCCGTTTACGGTTTAGATAAGACCCACTAAATATATGGAGGTAACGGAAAATGAGCTATATTCCTTATGTGCTGGAGCAGACGAGCCGGGGTGAGCGGTCATACGATATTTATTCCAGGCTGCTGAAAGACCGGATTGTATTCGTAGGTGCGGCAATCGACGACCAGTTGGCCAACAGCGTCATCGCCCAGCTGCTGTTCCTGGCGGCGGAGGACCCGGAGAAGGATATTCATATGTATATCAACAGTCCGGGAGGCTCCACTTCCGCTGGTTTTGGGATTTATGATACGATGCAATTGATCAAGCCGCAGGTGAATACGATCTGTACGGGCTTTGCGGCTTCATTCGGCGCTTTTCTGCTGCTGTCGGGAACCAAAGGGAAGCGCTGCTCGCTGCCTAACGGCGAAATCATGATCCACCAGCCGCACGGCGGCGCTCAGGGGCAGGCCAGCGATATTGCCATTACCGCCAAGCGGATTTTGCAGACAAGGGAGAAGCTCGTCCGCATCACCTCGGAGCGCACCGGCCAGCCGGAGGCCAAGGTGGAGAAGGATATGGACCGGGATTACTTCATGTCCGCGGAAGAAGCGCTGGAGTACGGCATTATCGACACCATCATTACCCATTTGTGAGGGAAAGGGAGGAGTACAACATGTTATCTGCATTGCAGGGCGAAAAAGTAACGATCTATTTTCTGGACGGTTCTTGTCTTAGCGACGGCGTATTGGAGAAGGCGGACGAAAAATTCATCAGGTACAAGACCGAATATCAGATACACTATGTTCCGGTATCATCCGTCCGTTCG is a genomic window of Paenibacillus durus ATCC 35681 containing:
- a CDS encoding LysR family transcriptional regulator → MTLQQLKYVIEVAGRGSMNEAAKRLFISQPSLSNAIRDLEDEIGITIFERTNKGISLSKEGAEFLSYARQVVEQAELLENRYLGAKPSPQHFSVSTQHYAFAVNAFVNLVREYGQEEYEFALRETKTYEIIQDVKTLRSEIGILYLNEFNAKVMGRLLKDAGLAFNSLFTAKPHIFISIHNPLAKQSIVTIDQLHEYPYLSFEQGEYNSFHFSEEILSTLSHPKSIRVNDRATLFNLLIGLNGYTISTGVLSADLNGNEIIPVPLDCGESINVGWICHKDAVLSKLALAYVEELKRATTE
- a CDS encoding glycosyltransferase family 2 protein, whose translation is MKPEISIIVPVYKVENYIHKCVDSILAQSFENFELILVDDGSPDNCPAICDSYAAMDTRVKVVHKPNGGLSDARNWGINAAEGKYIGFVDSDDWIAEDMYESLYNAMIEHEADIAVCCHYWVVDGELSQINNFDGYPPVLGHVEGLSELLTDVRIKNLAWDKLYKRELFRSVNYPVGAYYEDTPTTYKLFMQASKVALVNMPKYYYISRKESITGSKNLKKLQDKFSGAYEKYEKVRSQYRDKIDVNTWGWAVNIVVNEAMELYNFLLRKKDGADHSQDVDKVKKFLRENLSVIMSAKPVGPKLKMAALILSTSEAFYSLLYSTLIFPFRKEKNQSLM
- a CDS encoding glycosyltransferase family 4 protein produces the protein MHIGIFMHTNCFEDFFVKGLGISEREYVESYHNDFSFDYARLLREHGITTTIYNFTKTGSKARTYRHKVVDCTVKFIPVNAAYRLYDRIPFSKRTPVFKFVSQYISTIQPDLAQILKGDGIDVIYAQEYASGRFERLAGVAKHLSLPIIAAYHGGSIPGFLMPIKRRTLRQAAYLTTLNEDEHRSMQSSLPEMKDRIRIIPNFVNRSIFHREDREEARRALGLDANSRYIITVGRLDEHQKAHSLLVEAVKTLGDFPDLKVLIAGSGPDEQELRQRISAAGLEDKIILLGSVRDKNELRHYYNASELFVLPSRYEGLPLVLLEAGACGLPAVAFNVMGVRGLIRDGENGLLAENLDPLQLADALRKLLSDPEIRSEMGGRALNIVESQYSEEIIGAKLNALFMDSVGGDSGVKFKPAVLAGNK
- a CDS encoding glycosyltransferase family 2 protein, whose product is MKLSVIIPAYNVEAHIGYTLESLAGQTNKEFETIVVDDGSTDGTGQAVQDFIDAGKLANCRLIRTENGGVSAARNRGVEEALGDYVMFLDGDDHVDKALIESFVKAVEDGAPDVVCWKWLLVDENGKQIFDFYRDIRGLPAKMSGADALRRILVERTMRIWTASAAYSKAMLEEGGVTYEAGCINGEDQEYTFKALALAADVVFIDKVLSFYLQRSTSISSVYNVKKFDYADAFKRAGEYMTGRPELKDVRDTLLTRHMLENYFYNLKTCLGNSGNVSIRALLRDIDKHYPRLNDEMRLVMKHQMKNHGRVNVQIRSFLIAPELYLLLLGCRQAAIRLKAGLRSRFRHAAA
- a CDS encoding lipopolysaccharide biosynthesis protein, with amino-acid sequence MIAKRSILNVSIGLLSQLVTIALSFFIPRLIMLNYGSEANGLVASITQIIAYLSLLEAGVGAASIQALYRPIGQNDRSKINDILAATSIYYKKTGLYYFAAVVLIAFVYPFVIESGFDALTVMAVVALSGLGGAVNYYFQGKFRVLLIAEGKSYIESSVVMVANIVNSLVRILLLLQGFDIIAVQAVYFIVMLLQIVVYRLYIRKYYNWIDLNRKPDYAAISQKNSALVHELSYLIFRNTDILVLTVFTNLKIVSIYVLYNMVFNFVDNLVQMLSGSLKFALGQSYFDNRAKFMKMYNMYETYYIGFIFAVISMVTILILPFMHLYTVGIKDINYIDYLLPLLFAAAKLLINARTPADAVIEIAGHFRSTQGRSILESVINLVCSIGFVLLFGIYGVLMGTIAALLYRSLDMIIYSNRRLLERSPWVTLRKWGANIALFVSIELIIQSVNLPIHSFFSLIIWGLVLSALIFPLYFTVNSLFEKDGFAILPGLARKFTSRFKLGKKAAAQGGSQ
- a CDS encoding RNA polymerase sigma factor, which produces MAASKSTNTGTLPDQDGIVHLQAALKRYCLSLTGSSWDAEDLAQDTWLKALEPLRAGHNNPEAFLLRIAKNAWIDAGRRKAVLQRILEQSNEAKYMEQENGEFEAEMAFQALMKHLSPLQRSVFLMRDVLEYTTAETAELLDATEGAVKAALHRARLAIPAVRKELSADGPMLPGEQSFRAFLEQMAAAYKQGQIAELIELTRQGDKEPSAVSAVSLQMQSVQPYSVNAGLGNLEMRMAA
- the clpP gene encoding ATP-dependent Clp endopeptidase proteolytic subunit ClpP, whose product is MSYIPYVLEQTSRGERSYDIYSRLLKDRIVFVGAAIDDQLANSVIAQLLFLAAEDPEKDIHMYINSPGGSTSAGFGIYDTMQLIKPQVNTICTGFAASFGAFLLLSGTKGKRCSLPNGEIMIHQPHGGAQGQASDIAITAKRILQTREKLVRITSERTGQPEAKVEKDMDRDYFMSAEEALEYGIIDTIITHL